The following coding sequences lie in one Acidimicrobiia bacterium genomic window:
- a CDS encoding SDR family oxidoreductase, with protein MGIDLELGGKRALVTGAGVGIGRATAVWLARAGCDVVLADKDAEALTSACDEVAATRRAAHAVVVDLRDAPNAAQLVTTVVDVLGGLDVAVNNVGSLVGREPVPFVDQDDDYLRDVVEQNLFVTAWCCRAEARAMASAGTAGVILNVTSGETTRPALDLAAYGAAKAAINHLTQTLAAELGPQGIRVNAVAPGTTLTPNVRDALSDDYVARLVESIPLRTMNEPDDLARLVVALASDLGRGVTGQLVLADNGAHLSRSRPTR; from the coding sequence TTGGGGATCGACCTCGAGCTGGGCGGGAAGCGGGCGCTGGTCACTGGAGCGGGCGTCGGGATCGGGCGTGCCACCGCAGTGTGGCTCGCGCGCGCCGGCTGCGACGTCGTGCTCGCCGACAAGGATGCAGAAGCACTCACGAGCGCGTGCGATGAGGTCGCAGCCACCAGGCGCGCCGCACACGCCGTCGTCGTTGACCTGCGCGATGCGCCGAACGCGGCACAGCTGGTCACCACCGTCGTCGATGTGCTCGGAGGTCTCGACGTCGCGGTCAATAACGTCGGCAGCCTGGTCGGACGCGAGCCGGTCCCGTTCGTGGATCAGGACGATGACTACCTCCGCGATGTCGTGGAGCAGAACCTGTTCGTGACGGCGTGGTGCTGCCGGGCCGAGGCGCGGGCGATGGCTTCCGCGGGGACGGCTGGTGTCATCCTCAACGTCACTTCCGGCGAGACGACGCGTCCCGCGCTCGACCTCGCCGCATACGGCGCGGCGAAGGCCGCCATCAACCACCTCACCCAGACGCTCGCAGCCGAGCTCGGTCCGCAAGGGATCCGGGTGAACGCCGTCGCGCCCGGCACAACGCTGACGCCGAACGTTCGCGACGCGCTCTCTGACGACTACGTTGCGCGGCTCGTCGAGTCGATCCCGCTCAGGACCATGAACGAGCCCGATGATCTCGCCCGACTGGTCGTTGCGCTCGCGTCCGATCTCGGGCGCGGGGTGACCGGGCAGCTCGTGCTCGCCGACAACGGCGCCCATCTCTCGCGGAGCCGGCCGACACGATGA
- a CDS encoding SDR family oxidoreductase codes for MSDQPFEGKVAVVTGASSGIGAATARRLAEAGAHVIVADVAEAPGQAVATEIGGTFAHLDVGDADAWSRVAADAEQAHGGVDLAHLNAGIALGAYPVVVENLTDDEYRRIMGVNVDGVFLGVRALVPTITSRGGGAIVVTASLAGVGPHPDDPIYSATKHFVVGLVRSLGRPLRDHGITINAVCPGAVDTPLLDTTGRRDAIEARGRPLMAGDDIADAVMALLAGTDTGQIYTVMTGRGAERYEFPGIPGMPGT; via the coding sequence ATGAGCGACCAGCCGTTCGAAGGCAAGGTTGCCGTGGTCACCGGTGCGAGCTCCGGCATCGGGGCGGCCACCGCCCGCCGTCTCGCGGAGGCGGGCGCGCACGTCATCGTCGCCGACGTGGCCGAAGCCCCCGGCCAGGCAGTCGCGACTGAGATCGGCGGAACGTTCGCGCACCTCGACGTGGGCGACGCCGACGCCTGGAGCCGCGTGGCCGCAGACGCGGAGCAGGCCCACGGCGGCGTCGACCTGGCGCATCTCAACGCGGGGATCGCCCTCGGCGCGTATCCCGTCGTCGTCGAGAACCTCACCGACGACGAGTACCGCAGGATCATGGGCGTGAACGTCGACGGCGTATTCCTCGGTGTGCGCGCGCTCGTCCCCACGATCACGTCGCGAGGCGGTGGTGCGATCGTCGTGACGGCGTCGCTCGCGGGCGTCGGGCCACACCCCGACGACCCGATCTACTCGGCAACGAAGCATTTCGTGGTGGGACTCGTCCGAAGCCTCGGCCGCCCGTTGCGCGACCACGGCATCACGATCAACGCGGTGTGCCCTGGGGCCGTCGACACGCCGTTGCTCGACACAACAGGGCGACGCGATGCGATCGAGGCCCGTGGGCGACCGCTGATGGCCGGCGACGACATCGCGGACGCGGTGATGGCGCTGCTTGCCGGTACCGACACGGGCCAGATCTACACCGTGATGACCGGTCGCGGCGCCGAGCGCTACGAGTTCCCTGGCATCCCGGGAATGCCGGGCACGTGA
- a CDS encoding hotdog fold domain-containing protein, with amino-acid sequence MSLPPDAHTTYITHDPVEDPPRARKHALVRSVKRLIELSAHLDVGEADAAAVEAIASHVDQVCDELERLPSLHVKGGLGAMRGDDGALLERSGISGRSNPLAAPVQWELRGDHYVGWATYSPAYEGPEGHVHGGFVAAAFDDLMGSAQTLSGIAGYTGTLTVRMMRPTPLLRRIDYEAGVDHVDGRKIYVWAHSSCDGERLAEAEIVFIAPRDGSRPR; translated from the coding sequence GTGAGCCTGCCACCCGACGCACACACCACGTACATCACGCACGACCCCGTCGAGGATCCACCGCGGGCGCGCAAGCATGCGCTCGTGCGGTCGGTGAAACGCCTCATCGAGCTGTCGGCTCACCTCGACGTCGGTGAGGCGGATGCGGCCGCTGTCGAGGCGATCGCATCCCACGTCGATCAAGTGTGCGACGAGCTCGAACGCCTTCCCAGCCTGCATGTGAAAGGCGGACTCGGCGCGATGCGCGGCGATGACGGCGCGCTCCTCGAGCGCAGCGGGATCAGCGGTCGCAGCAACCCGCTTGCCGCGCCGGTGCAGTGGGAGCTGCGCGGGGATCATTACGTCGGCTGGGCGACATACTCCCCCGCGTACGAAGGACCCGAAGGGCACGTGCACGGCGGGTTCGTGGCGGCCGCCTTCGACGATCTCATGGGTTCGGCCCAGACGCTCTCGGGGATCGCGGGATACACCGGCACACTCACCGTGAGGATGATGCGGCCGACGCCACTGCTGCGCCGCATCGACTACGAGGCCGGCGTCGACCATGTGGACGGTCGCAAGATCTACGTCTGGGCCCACTCGTCGTGCGACGGTGAGCGCTTGGCGGAGGCCGAGATCGTCTTCATCGCGCCACGCGACGGCTCGAGGCCCCGCTAG
- a CDS encoding Zn-ribbon domain-containing OB-fold protein, whose amino-acid sequence MKAEVRTVEEWVKPLPQPDGVSAEYWQAASEGRLLVQQCPKCGNRQFYPRALCTACGADPEWLECSGRGTVHTFTVVRQYGARPFRDELPYVIVMVELDEGPMMLGAVTDCDPDAVHIGMPIEVHFVKAADDLGIPYWRPPR is encoded by the coding sequence GTGAAGGCGGAGGTGAGGACGGTCGAGGAGTGGGTCAAGCCGCTGCCCCAACCCGACGGCGTGAGCGCCGAGTACTGGCAGGCCGCGTCCGAAGGTCGGCTCCTCGTGCAGCAGTGCCCGAAGTGCGGGAATCGGCAGTTCTACCCGCGTGCGTTGTGCACGGCGTGTGGGGCTGACCCCGAGTGGCTGGAGTGCAGTGGCCGGGGCACCGTGCACACGTTCACGGTCGTGCGTCAGTACGGAGCTCGACCGTTTCGCGACGAGCTGCCGTATGTGATCGTGATGGTCGAGCTCGACGAGGGCCCGATGATGCTGGGTGCGGTCACCGACTGCGATCCCGATGCTGTGCACATCGGGATGCCGATCGAGGTGCACTTCGTGAAGGCTGCCGACGATCTCGGTATCCCGTACTGGCGCCCGCCTCGCTAG
- a CDS encoding acetyl-CoA acetyltransferase, with product MDRTPVIIGVGLSEYPVAPDLDGVQHHTLAAQRAIADAGIEKSEIDGYVNAGGGGGMMVDDAVTMAEYLRIDHKYIDGTMTGGSSFEFHVQHLAAAIRDGLCDTALVTYGSDQLSRMGRRLGTGGFQRAGQRVSGPMQHEAAYGNSLVGSYAMHAMRHMHEFGTTSEQLAEIAVGVREYAMLNPKAMYRDPMTVDDVINSRMIADPLHKLDCCAITDGGGAFMITTAERAKDLPQPPVYVLGAAGAQTHWNVSQQVDFTTCAGAKAAPIAFGQAGITHDDVDMLMFYDSFTITCLILLESLGFVKQGEGGPFVAEGNLKFGGKWPLNTDGGGLSSCHPGMRGIFLIIESVRQLRGQGGEAQVPHCEVALAAGSGGWLSCIGVAILGRNHP from the coding sequence ATGGACCGCACACCCGTGATCATCGGCGTCGGCCTCTCCGAGTACCCGGTGGCGCCCGACCTCGATGGCGTTCAGCACCACACACTCGCGGCGCAACGGGCGATCGCCGACGCCGGCATCGAGAAGTCCGAGATCGACGGCTACGTCAACGCGGGCGGCGGTGGCGGGATGATGGTCGACGACGCGGTCACGATGGCCGAGTACCTGCGCATCGACCACAAATACATCGACGGCACGATGACCGGTGGCTCGTCGTTTGAGTTCCACGTGCAGCACTTGGCGGCAGCAATACGCGACGGCCTGTGCGATACCGCACTCGTCACCTACGGCTCCGATCAGCTGTCGCGCATGGGTCGACGGCTCGGGACCGGCGGCTTCCAGCGGGCCGGCCAGCGGGTGTCAGGCCCGATGCAACACGAGGCCGCGTACGGGAACTCCCTCGTCGGCAGCTACGCGATGCACGCGATGCGCCACATGCACGAGTTCGGAACGACGTCCGAGCAGCTCGCCGAGATCGCGGTGGGTGTGCGCGAGTACGCGATGCTCAACCCGAAGGCGATGTATCGCGATCCGATGACCGTCGATGATGTCATCAACTCGCGCATGATCGCCGACCCGCTCCACAAGCTCGACTGCTGCGCGATCACCGACGGTGGTGGTGCGTTCATGATCACGACGGCCGAGCGCGCGAAGGACCTTCCCCAACCGCCGGTGTACGTGCTCGGTGCTGCCGGCGCGCAAACGCATTGGAACGTGTCGCAGCAGGTCGACTTCACCACCTGCGCCGGCGCCAAAGCCGCGCCGATCGCGTTCGGGCAGGCGGGCATCACGCATGACGACGTCGACATGCTGATGTTCTACGACTCGTTCACCATCACCTGCCTCATCTTGTTGGAGAGCCTCGGATTCGTGAAGCAGGGCGAGGGTGGGCCGTTCGTCGCCGAGGGGAATCTCAAGTTCGGCGGCAAGTGGCCGCTCAACACCGACGGCGGCGGACTCTCGTCGTGCCACCCCGGCATGCGCGGCATCTTCTTGATCATCGAGTCGGTGCGGCAGCTGCGCGGTCAAGGCGGCGAGGCCCAAGTGCCTCATTGCGAAGTCGCGCTCGCCGCAGGATCGGGCGGGTGGCTCTCGTGCATCGGTGTGGCGATCCTCGGGAGGAACCACCCATGA
- a CDS encoding helix-turn-helix domain-containing protein, producing the protein MLARRPLRSDAAATRQRIIDAGAALARSRSIEVLTMRDIARKAGVSTATAYTYFASKEHVYAEVYLVGVHTLSERLRARPPRGATAADRVASVFRRAVEGAAGTGGVVQATAIALASSDPAVASVRPLADEAFDEWMTIALADARISDRAATVQALQLIMFSAFVAVAHGRLTLAEVGRLLDLSVRRMVIETAGVPT; encoded by the coding sequence GTGCTGGCACGGCGCCCGCTCCGCTCCGACGCCGCGGCTACTCGCCAGCGGATCATCGACGCCGGCGCGGCCCTCGCCCGGTCTCGGTCCATCGAGGTCCTCACGATGCGGGACATCGCCAGGAAGGCGGGCGTGTCCACGGCCACTGCGTACACGTACTTCGCATCGAAGGAGCACGTGTACGCCGAGGTCTACCTCGTGGGCGTACACACGCTGTCCGAGCGGCTCCGAGCGCGTCCGCCGCGGGGTGCGACCGCAGCGGACCGGGTGGCGAGCGTGTTCCGTCGCGCCGTCGAAGGCGCAGCCGGCACGGGTGGCGTGGTGCAGGCGACCGCAATCGCGCTGGCGTCTTCCGACCCTGCGGTCGCTTCTGTGCGCCCACTCGCCGACGAGGCGTTCGATGAATGGATGACGATCGCCCTGGCCGACGCGCGCATCTCGGACCGCGCCGCGACGGTGCAGGCGCTGCAGCTGATCATGTTCTCGGCGTTCGTCGCCGTCGCGCACGGCCGACTGACCCTTGCCGAAGTCGGCCGACTGCTCGATCTCTCGGTCCGTCGAATGGTGATCGAGACGGCCGGCGTGCCAACCTGA
- a CDS encoding methyltransferase domain-containing protein, whose amino-acid sequence MTADPDASYTIAEDDETTAREHTRLRVLARWRDPFTIEALRATGISAGWRCLEVGAGAGTISAWMADATGPTGSVLSTDIDLRFHAEPPDNVEVRQHDITSDQLPDDSFDLVHVRAVLQHVAAREAVLDRLVRALRPGGWLVAEESDMRAFEAQPLPEPLGALHRLVCVASASQEYRDPNFGTSLLAQFQDRGLSDLTAVGHADTMRAGEDSSEWWFLAVEYIRDRLIDVGAFDPAELDAALAQARTPGFVMLGPLSIQVRGRKP is encoded by the coding sequence GTGACGGCCGACCCCGACGCCAGCTACACGATCGCCGAAGACGACGAGACGACGGCCCGTGAGCACACCCGGCTGCGCGTGCTCGCGCGTTGGCGGGACCCGTTCACCATCGAGGCGTTGCGCGCGACCGGGATCTCCGCCGGTTGGCGTTGCCTCGAGGTGGGTGCCGGAGCCGGGACCATCTCGGCGTGGATGGCGGACGCAACCGGACCGACGGGCTCAGTGCTGTCGACCGACATCGACCTGCGCTTTCACGCCGAGCCTCCTGACAACGTCGAGGTCCGCCAGCACGACATCACGAGCGACCAATTGCCTGACGACTCTTTCGACCTCGTGCACGTGCGCGCCGTGCTCCAGCACGTTGCCGCGCGGGAGGCCGTGCTCGACCGGTTGGTGCGCGCACTGCGACCGGGTGGATGGCTCGTCGCCGAGGAGTCCGACATGCGTGCCTTCGAGGCGCAGCCACTGCCAGAGCCGCTCGGCGCGCTTCACCGGTTGGTGTGCGTCGCCTCGGCCAGCCAGGAGTACCGCGACCCGAACTTCGGGACGAGCCTCCTCGCGCAGTTCCAGGACCGCGGCCTCAGCGACCTCACCGCGGTCGGGCACGCCGACACGATGCGGGCCGGCGAAGACAGCTCGGAGTGGTGGTTCCTCGCGGTCGAGTACATCCGCGATCGCCTCATCGATGTCGGCGCGTTCGATCCGGCGGAGCTCGACGCCGCGCTCGCTCAGGCGCGGACACCGGGATTCGTGATGCTGGGTCCGCTCTCGATCCAGGTGCGGGGCCGGAAGCCGTGA
- a CDS encoding Rieske 2Fe-2S domain-containing protein, giving the protein MSEAFTTALSARIRSFEGQTPLQALSQGGPTEPSPMTSLERFPYYRAFPFAWYFAAYSEELAVGQVRTVRWLARDLVIWRDEDGAAHVMDAYCAHMGAHLGYGGRVEGCHLVCPFHWWEYDGDGQNVRIPYADQPNRKARIRSYPTIDRNGLIMLWYHPRGEAPMWDIPELAEANDPGWTPYLRAEWDVRCPWQEMAENGPDYIHLRTVHGAADVPEVESLEYDGHVSRLRSKVNFTTPRGPQAGRIDTDSWGPGFAVARFSGITPALFVNLTTPVDWERTRSIKLYKLQVLGDSDEARARTERVGDALVRDLRRQMEEDVVIFDHKVWVDPPALAPDDGPIVRFRRWARQFYVDGDPLAAGRSDEAAPR; this is encoded by the coding sequence ATGTCCGAGGCCTTCACCACCGCGCTCTCCGCTCGCATCCGATCGTTCGAAGGCCAGACCCCGCTCCAGGCGCTCTCGCAGGGCGGACCGACCGAGCCGAGTCCCATGACGTCGCTCGAGCGGTTCCCGTACTACCGGGCGTTTCCGTTCGCCTGGTACTTCGCGGCCTACTCGGAGGAGCTCGCGGTCGGACAAGTGCGCACGGTGCGATGGCTTGCCCGCGACCTCGTGATCTGGCGGGACGAGGATGGCGCTGCGCACGTGATGGACGCGTACTGCGCGCACATGGGCGCGCACCTCGGATACGGCGGCCGCGTCGAAGGGTGTCACCTCGTGTGCCCGTTCCATTGGTGGGAATACGACGGCGATGGGCAAAACGTGCGCATCCCGTACGCCGACCAACCAAATCGCAAGGCGCGCATCCGTTCGTACCCCACGATCGACCGCAACGGGTTGATCATGCTCTGGTATCACCCACGCGGTGAGGCCCCGATGTGGGACATCCCCGAGCTCGCCGAGGCGAACGATCCCGGCTGGACCCCGTACCTGCGAGCCGAGTGGGACGTGCGCTGCCCGTGGCAGGAGATGGCCGAGAACGGTCCCGACTACATCCACCTGCGGACCGTGCACGGCGCGGCTGACGTGCCCGAGGTCGAGAGTCTCGAGTACGACGGCCACGTGTCCCGGCTGCGGTCGAAAGTGAACTTCACGACGCCGCGCGGCCCGCAAGCGGGGCGGATCGATACCGACTCCTGGGGACCGGGCTTCGCAGTCGCGCGCTTCTCCGGGATCACGCCGGCGCTGTTCGTCAACCTGACGACCCCTGTCGACTGGGAGCGCACGCGCTCGATCAAGCTCTACAAGCTCCAGGTCCTTGGCGACTCCGACGAGGCGCGCGCTCGTACCGAGCGCGTCGGAGATGCCCTCGTGCGCGACTTGCGCCGCCAGATGGAGGAAGACGTCGTGATTTTCGATCACAAGGTGTGGGTCGACCCGCCGGCACTCGCGCCCGACGACGGCCCGATCGTCCGCTTCCGCAGGTGGGCGCGCCAGTTCTACGTGGACGGAGATCCGCTGGCAGCCGGCCGCAGCGACGAGGCGGCTCCACGGTGA
- a CDS encoding LLM class F420-dependent oxidoreductase, producing MADDLKLGLQLGYWTAQPRPARELAALATEAEDAGFDSVWTGESWSSDAFSPLAAVAAATSRVKLCTGIAQISARTPTAMAMHAMTLDGLSEGRACLGIGVSGPQVVEGWYGRPFSKPLARTREYVGIVRQALARDVPVESGGPHYPLPYRGDDAMGLGKRLKMITHPLRSDIPIFLGAEGPKNVALAVEIADGWVPLYFSPYRPEVYEAQLVDAHPGFEISVNVSVSVDDDVSNALWPIKAALGFYIGGMGAKTKNFHTELMARMGYEEEAFHIQDLFFEGKRDEAIMAVPDAFADEISLVGPKERIAERLEPWRKTPVTRLLVGGTDPDTMRFLADLTR from the coding sequence GTGGCCGACGACCTCAAACTGGGCCTCCAGCTCGGGTACTGGACCGCACAGCCGCGCCCGGCTCGCGAGCTCGCCGCGCTCGCCACAGAGGCCGAGGACGCCGGCTTCGACTCGGTCTGGACCGGCGAGTCATGGAGCTCCGACGCCTTCTCCCCGCTCGCCGCCGTCGCGGCCGCCACGTCGCGCGTGAAGCTCTGCACCGGGATCGCACAGATCTCGGCCCGCACTCCCACCGCCATGGCGATGCACGCGATGACCCTCGACGGATTGTCGGAAGGCCGCGCGTGCCTGGGCATCGGGGTGAGCGGCCCCCAGGTCGTGGAAGGTTGGTACGGGCGGCCGTTCTCGAAGCCGCTCGCCCGCACGCGAGAGTACGTCGGCATCGTCCGTCAGGCATTGGCACGGGACGTGCCTGTGGAGTCGGGCGGACCGCACTATCCCCTCCCGTACCGCGGCGACGATGCGATGGGTCTCGGGAAGCGGTTGAAGATGATCACGCACCCGTTGCGCAGCGACATCCCGATCTTCCTCGGCGCCGAGGGGCCCAAGAACGTGGCGCTCGCGGTCGAGATCGCTGATGGCTGGGTGCCGCTGTACTTCTCGCCGTACCGACCCGAGGTCTACGAGGCGCAGCTGGTCGACGCGCACCCGGGGTTCGAGATCTCGGTGAACGTGTCGGTCAGCGTCGACGACGACGTGAGCAACGCGCTGTGGCCGATCAAGGCCGCACTCGGCTTCTACATCGGCGGTATGGGCGCGAAGACGAAGAACTTCCACACCGAGCTGATGGCGCGCATGGGGTACGAGGAGGAGGCATTCCACATCCAGGACCTCTTCTTCGAGGGCAAGCGCGACGAGGCGATCATGGCGGTGCCCGACGCGTTCGCCGACGAGATCTCGCTCGTCGGACCCAAAGAGCGCATCGCCGAACGCCTCGAGCCGTGGCGCAAGACTCCGGTCACCAGGCTGCTCGTCGGAGGAACCGACCCCGACACCATGCGCTTCCTCGCCGACCTCACCCGCTAG